From Candidatus Manganitrophus morganii, the proteins below share one genomic window:
- a CDS encoding DUF4091 domain-containing protein, translated as METKKRFSPITHIVFHLFMILFATAVAANAMTVWTDHATVKIRPNTPPKTDQVSAEMKGARNEFESFQLVVTAGNGALSGVDVNVSDLADGRGNTIPADRIMIYKEAFINVTTPSTLQGATGEWPDALIPKKDEYVGEVRNAFPLNVAAGRNQPIWIEIYIPPTAAAGIYTGSATVTATGQSPLVVPIKLTVWDFALPSVSTLKSAYSIDHSLIPNGHGLPGSVALELSQMYSKANLLHRISDNYLLSPETLGGMRAGKINWEPFDAAFGPFLDGTVSLPGGKLPGNRQTTIQTRDFNHREDVAFLREYAQHFKAKGWFDRLFQYTLDEPNSASEWASIRRRANALHQADPDLKASVTTSVQNATEGGAADVIDLFIPTIRFMDNKPNGREPGSEVPGGAATVGNQRSKYGQEVWWYQACGSHGCGIVGGGTHDRQGYHMDWPSFMIDLPATFSRVMQWMSFKYNIQGELYYDMVYAFGQADPWRTQHYFGGNGDGTLYYPGKPSKIGGTKHIPIESIRLKLLREGMEDYEYLHLLKTMGEEAYANEQLALVVTNTYTWNRDPLDFYDAREKMAARIAGATPDAGPFSDNGNVGPNATTAIKDDSSGGGGGGGGCSLNRTAGPTDFRQAIPFLLIFSSPFWGSLWRRIGKKRA; from the coding sequence ATGGAAACAAAGAAGCGCTTTTCGCCGATCACCCACATTGTATTTCACCTTTTTATGATTTTATTCGCGACGGCCGTTGCGGCCAATGCCATGACCGTTTGGACCGACCATGCGACCGTGAAGATCCGTCCCAATACCCCCCCGAAAACCGATCAGGTCTCCGCGGAGATGAAGGGGGCGCGAAATGAATTCGAATCGTTCCAACTCGTGGTGACGGCGGGCAATGGCGCCCTTTCGGGGGTTGATGTGAATGTGAGCGATCTGGCCGACGGCCGCGGCAACACGATCCCGGCCGACCGCATCATGATCTATAAAGAAGCCTTCATCAACGTCACGACCCCCTCGACCCTCCAGGGAGCGACGGGGGAGTGGCCCGATGCGCTGATTCCGAAAAAAGATGAATATGTCGGCGAGGTCCGCAATGCCTTCCCCTTGAACGTGGCGGCCGGAAGGAACCAGCCGATCTGGATTGAAATTTATATTCCTCCCACAGCCGCCGCCGGCATCTACACCGGCTCGGCGACGGTCACGGCGACCGGGCAGAGCCCGCTGGTCGTTCCGATCAAACTGACCGTCTGGGATTTTGCGCTCCCCTCGGTTTCGACGCTGAAGTCGGCCTACTCAATCGATCACAGCCTTATCCCGAACGGTCACGGTCTCCCCGGCAGCGTTGCGCTGGAGCTGAGTCAGATGTATTCCAAAGCGAACCTCCTCCATCGGATTTCCGATAATTACCTCCTCTCCCCGGAGACGTTGGGGGGAATGAGGGCCGGAAAGATTAATTGGGAGCCGTTCGATGCCGCGTTCGGTCCTTTTCTCGACGGAACGGTCTCCCTCCCCGGGGGCAAGCTTCCGGGCAACAGACAGACCACCATTCAGACGCGCGACTTCAACCATCGGGAAGATGTCGCTTTCTTGCGGGAATACGCGCAGCACTTCAAGGCGAAGGGATGGTTCGACCGGCTTTTCCAATATACCCTTGATGAGCCGAACTCAGCCTCGGAATGGGCATCGATTAGACGCCGCGCCAACGCGCTCCATCAGGCCGATCCCGATCTGAAGGCATCCGTGACCACCAGCGTCCAGAACGCTACTGAAGGGGGAGCGGCCGATGTGATCGATCTTTTTATCCCGACGATCCGGTTTATGGACAACAAGCCGAACGGCCGGGAGCCGGGAAGCGAGGTCCCCGGCGGCGCGGCCACCGTCGGCAACCAGAGAAGCAAATACGGCCAGGAGGTCTGGTGGTATCAGGCCTGTGGCTCCCATGGCTGCGGCATTGTCGGCGGCGGAACACACGATCGGCAGGGTTATCATATGGACTGGCCAAGCTTCATGATCGATCTGCCGGCCACGTTCAGCCGGGTTATGCAGTGGATGAGCTTTAAATACAACATTCAGGGCGAGCTCTATTATGACATGGTCTACGCCTTCGGCCAGGCCGATCCCTGGCGGACACAGCACTACTTCGGCGGAAACGGCGACGGCACCCTCTACTATCCCGGCAAGCCGAGCAAAATCGGCGGGACGAAGCACATCCCGATTGAGTCGATCCGCTTAAAGCTCCTTCGGGAAGGGATGGAAGATTATGAGTATCTTCATCTTCTAAAAACGATGGGAGAGGAAGCGTATGCCAATGAGCAGCTGGCGCTCGTGGTGACGAACACCTACACCTGGAATCGGGACCCGCTCGATTTCTACGATGCCCGCGAAAAAATGGCTGCGCGGATCGCCGGCGCCACTCCCGACGCCGGACCGTTTTCGGACAATGGCAATGTCGGCCCGAATGCGACCACGGCAATCAAGGACGATTCCTCCGGCGGGGGGGGCGGCGGAGGGGGATGCAGCCTGAACCGGACTGCCGGGCCGACCGATTTCCGCCAGGCGATTCCGTTTCTCTTGATCTTCTCTTCCCCCTTCTGGGGCTCCCTCTGGAGAAGAATCGGGAAAAAGAGGGCATGA
- a CDS encoding metallophosphoesterase family protein, which yields MSILSIVAALFLVVGCGGGGGAGGAGGAGGEEESVPSAALPSAPPVNTPAEDLPASPGSLSIQPEGARLPVGGQQHFSATTDTLPDSEGIESNVAWRIEEGEAGGSITNDGIYTAPARPGTYHLIATSRSDEARWAATEVTVISQGAIRVQPAARFLGPGGKARFSAEVTEAPDKTFFWSVREQGGGAITEEGEYTAPTAAGTYHVTATGRSDPSLKGEATVTVSSLLPKGIICSASPRRPYLAWVSSQSAVIAWRCSPSGTVRWGPGEERNEALTDRTVQDQHFALLSGLTPETTYSYEVAIDGERFGPVATFTTAPAQGSETSFIAFADSGTGSVHQKRLAEVMKSRSFDFALIAGDVIYDKGADTEYDRGYFQPYAGLIDHLPFFPVPGNHDIVTDGGKPFKQNFYLPRGNFYYDFFWGETHVIGLDSNKVADPAQKRWLETALKAPARWKIVYFHHPAFSSAEYGDTPSVQSHWVPLFEQYGVDLVFNGHAHGYERTVPINGVTYVVTGGGGAPLYPVGRNARTVISSATHEFVSVDVTANTLRLKAIDITGAVIDTFQIDQPE from the coding sequence ATGTCAATCCTTTCCATCGTTGCGGCGCTCTTTCTCGTCGTCGGGTGCGGGGGAGGGGGGGGAGCAGGAGGAGCAGGAGGAGCAGGAGGAGAAGAAGAAAGCGTTCCCTCCGCAGCGCTTCCCTCCGCGCCCCCCGTCAATACGCCGGCCGAAGATCTTCCCGCGTCGCCGGGATCGCTCTCGATCCAACCGGAGGGGGCCCGTCTGCCGGTCGGCGGACAGCAGCATTTTTCGGCGACGACCGACACCCTCCCCGATTCGGAGGGGATCGAGTCGAATGTCGCGTGGCGTATTGAGGAAGGGGAGGCGGGGGGATCGATTACGAACGACGGGATCTATACCGCCCCCGCCCGGCCCGGTACCTATCATCTGATTGCAACCTCCCGGAGCGATGAAGCCCGATGGGCTGCAACGGAGGTGACGGTGATCTCGCAGGGGGCGATCCGGGTCCAGCCGGCCGCCCGGTTTCTCGGCCCCGGCGGGAAGGCGCGCTTTTCCGCGGAGGTCACGGAGGCCCCCGACAAGACCTTCTTCTGGAGTGTTCGGGAGCAAGGGGGCGGCGCCATTACGGAAGAAGGGGAATACACCGCCCCGACGGCGGCGGGAACCTACCATGTGACGGCGACCGGCCGATCCGATCCCTCTCTGAAAGGAGAGGCGACGGTCACGGTCTCTTCCCTTCTTCCGAAAGGGATCATCTGCAGCGCCTCTCCCCGGCGGCCTTACCTCGCTTGGGTCTCTTCCCAATCGGCGGTGATCGCCTGGCGTTGCAGCCCCAGCGGGACGGTCCGTTGGGGACCGGGAGAGGAGCGCAACGAGGCCCTGACCGATCGGACGGTCCAAGACCAGCACTTCGCCCTTCTCTCCGGTCTCACCCCGGAGACGACCTACTCCTACGAGGTCGCGATCGACGGGGAGCGCTTCGGGCCGGTCGCCACCTTCACCACCGCGCCGGCGCAGGGGAGCGAAACCTCCTTTATCGCGTTCGCCGACAGCGGAACGGGGAGCGTCCATCAGAAGCGTTTGGCGGAGGTGATGAAAAGCCGGTCGTTCGACTTCGCCCTGATCGCGGGGGATGTCATCTATGATAAAGGGGCCGATACCGAGTATGATCGGGGCTACTTTCAACCGTATGCCGGACTGATCGACCATCTTCCCTTTTTCCCGGTCCCCGGCAATCATGATATCGTGACCGATGGCGGAAAACCGTTTAAACAAAATTTCTATCTTCCTCGGGGGAATTTCTACTACGACTTCTTCTGGGGGGAGACGCATGTCATCGGCCTCGACAGCAACAAAGTGGCCGACCCGGCGCAAAAGAGATGGCTGGAAACGGCGCTGAAGGCCCCCGCCCGGTGGAAGATCGTCTACTTCCATCACCCCGCCTTCAGCAGCGCGGAATATGGAGACACCCCCTCGGTTCAATCACACTGGGTTCCCCTCTTCGAGCAATACGGCGTCGATCTGGTGTTCAACGGCCATGCCCACGGCTATGAGCGGACCGTTCCGATCAATGGGGTGACCTACGTCGTGACCGGCGGGGGGGGAGCGCCGCTTTATCCGGTGGGGCGGAATGCGCGGACCGTGATTTCAAGCGCGACCCATGAATTTGTCTCGGTCGATGTGACTGCCAATACACTCAGGTTGAAAGCGATCGATATCACCGGGGCGGTGATTGATACGTTCCAGATTGATCAGCCGGAATAA
- a CDS encoding methyltransferase domain-containing protein, with product MFQSALKKDLPLPATQRIRKESTLACPHCFHPLPHDGALSCKECRFTWKEVDGIPCFAASDYYWGEIPEKEMIQINDLARKAGWKKALDEKVAKAYPSIYDYMTDEARADFRFVLPLLPHSKVLDVGAGFGTISFGLQPHCGSITAVELIAERAKFIETRRAQEGLDNMEVAIASGLNLPFAPGTFDFIIVNGYLEWVGLADYNENPRVLQKRFLEQLHRLLKPGGAVYIGIENRFGFDNFLGEKDHSGLKYTSLMPRWMADLCCRFYIKQPYRVSRAYSSYRTYTYGKGGYRKLLEESGFVDNQFFMPVPGYNRPVELVSLDHPAPLRFYLNHAISPSSRLGKIKKKLALMGTSLGVTSFFSPHFSIIAWKEGPYA from the coding sequence ATGTTTCAAAGCGCATTGAAGAAAGACCTGCCGTTACCGGCAACCCAACGAATCCGGAAAGAATCGACACTGGCTTGCCCTCATTGCTTCCATCCCCTTCCGCACGACGGCGCCCTCTCCTGCAAAGAGTGCCGATTTACCTGGAAGGAGGTCGATGGGATACCCTGTTTCGCGGCCAGCGATTATTATTGGGGAGAGATCCCCGAAAAAGAGATGATCCAAATCAACGATCTGGCCCGGAAAGCCGGCTGGAAGAAGGCGCTCGATGAAAAGGTCGCCAAGGCTTATCCGAGCATCTATGATTATATGACCGATGAGGCGCGGGCCGACTTCCGTTTTGTGCTTCCCCTCCTTCCCCATTCGAAGGTGCTCGATGTCGGGGCCGGCTTCGGAACGATCTCCTTCGGCCTGCAACCGCACTGCGGCTCGATCACGGCGGTGGAACTGATTGCGGAACGGGCCAAATTCATCGAAACCCGCCGGGCACAAGAAGGGCTCGACAACATGGAGGTGGCGATCGCCAGCGGGCTGAACCTCCCCTTCGCGCCGGGAACATTCGATTTCATCATCGTGAACGGCTATCTGGAATGGGTCGGATTGGCCGATTACAACGAAAATCCGCGGGTCCTTCAGAAACGCTTCCTGGAGCAGCTCCATCGACTGCTCAAGCCGGGGGGAGCGGTCTACATCGGGATTGAAAACCGCTTCGGCTTCGACAATTTTTTAGGTGAAAAGGATCACAGCGGATTGAAGTACACCAGCCTGATGCCCCGTTGGATGGCCGATCTCTGCTGCCGGTTTTATATCAAGCAGCCTTACCGGGTGAGCCGCGCTTACAGCAGCTATCGGACCTACACCTACGGGAAGGGAGGCTATCGAAAGCTTCTGGAGGAGTCGGGGTTCGTCGACAACCAGTTCTTTATGCCGGTCCCGGGATACAACCGGCCGGTGGAGCTCGTGTCGCTCGATCATCCCGCGCCGCTGCGGTTTTATCTGAACCACGCCATCTCCCCCAGCTCTCGCTTGGGAAAAATCAAGAAGAAGCTCGCTCTCATGGGGACATCGCTCGGCGTCACCTCTTTCTTCTCCCCTCATTTCAGCATCATTGCTTGGAAGGAAGGACCCTATGCTTAA
- a CDS encoding sensor domain-containing diguanylate cyclase has translation MLQVANRLFQARRFNEVLYQVVREIAHRIEVVRCSIIFVDERKETAYVVATHETPEAKRIPLDLKKYPEIVHAVHAREPIFIPDVLSHAMLAPFEEVLRGVSLGSILIHPLIQEEKVLGNLILRISGARTFTPEELQLTAWVAQLAPAAIRNAHHYESLLQEKNDLERLAMIDFLTDTYNHRYFSARLEEEFNRAVRYSLSLSCILLDIDDFKWVNDTYGHRRGDTILREVASVIKGTIRKTDFLARYGGEEFVIILPQTDLAGAYQEGERIRQAVRSHSYGETNQTKRITLSLGVAAFPGRTIATVDDLIRAADSALYQAKRQGKDRTEAFVAPV, from the coding sequence TTGCTCCAAGTTGCCAATCGCCTCTTTCAGGCGCGACGATTCAATGAAGTCCTCTACCAGGTCGTCCGCGAAATTGCACACCGGATCGAAGTGGTCCGCTGCTCTATTATTTTCGTCGATGAGCGAAAAGAGACCGCCTACGTTGTCGCGACACACGAGACGCCGGAAGCGAAGCGGATCCCCCTCGATCTAAAAAAGTATCCTGAGATTGTACACGCGGTCCACGCCCGGGAACCGATCTTTATCCCCGATGTGTTGAGTCATGCCATGTTGGCTCCCTTCGAGGAGGTATTGCGGGGAGTCTCCCTCGGTTCAATTCTGATTCACCCCCTGATCCAGGAAGAGAAGGTCCTCGGGAATCTGATCTTGAGGATCTCGGGCGCCCGAACCTTTACACCGGAGGAGCTTCAGTTGACGGCCTGGGTCGCTCAGCTGGCGCCGGCCGCCATCCGAAACGCCCATCACTACGAAAGCCTTCTCCAAGAGAAGAACGACCTGGAACGGCTGGCGATGATCGATTTTCTGACCGACACCTACAATCACCGCTACTTCAGCGCCCGGCTGGAGGAAGAGTTCAACCGGGCCGTTCGCTACAGCCTCTCCCTCTCCTGTATCTTGCTCGATATCGACGATTTCAAATGGGTCAACGACACCTACGGCCACCGGCGGGGAGATACGATTTTAAGAGAGGTGGCATCGGTGATCAAAGGAACGATCCGGAAGACCGATTTCCTGGCGCGATACGGGGGAGAGGAGTTTGTCATCATCCTTCCTCAGACCGATCTGGCCGGCGCTTATCAAGAGGGAGAGCGAATCCGTCAGGCGGTTCGGAGCCACTCTTATGGCGAGACGAATCAAACGAAAAGGATTACCCTCAGTCTCGGTGTCGCAGCCTTCCCCGGCCGGACGATCGCGACAGTCGATGATCTGATCCGGGCCGCCGATTCGGCCCTCTACCAAGCGAAGCGCCAGGGAAAAGACCGAACCGAGGCGTTTGTCGCCCCCGTCTAA
- a CDS encoding response regulator transcription factor — protein MSDKMRESAIKKSHLALVRSEIRLLIVDDEALTRKGLISLFHLQKGMKVVGEAQHGIEAAERAKELKPDVVLMDSQMPVCDGLKGIGLIREAHPAANIIILALSDEESNIFAAMRAGAKGFIYKNIDPEKLYKCVSLVHRGELVLPRQMASKLFTSPYITSSAPSTNHGPLTPREREILSCLGEGASNKEIGATLGISEHTVKIHLRHILKKLHLNNRVQAAIFALKERTLPPEVPPQTDSKREGANPTI, from the coding sequence GTGTCTGACAAAATGAGAGAATCTGCGATCAAGAAATCCCATCTTGCCCTCGTTCGAAGCGAGATCCGCCTCCTCATCGTCGATGATGAGGCCCTTACGCGAAAAGGACTGATCTCTCTCTTCCATCTCCAGAAGGGAATGAAAGTGGTCGGCGAAGCGCAGCACGGCATCGAGGCGGCGGAGCGAGCCAAGGAGCTCAAGCCCGATGTGGTTCTGATGGATTCGCAAATGCCGGTCTGTGACGGTCTGAAGGGAATCGGCCTGATCCGGGAAGCCCATCCGGCCGCGAATATCATCATTCTCGCGCTTTCGGATGAAGAGTCGAATATCTTCGCCGCGATGCGGGCGGGAGCCAAGGGGTTCATCTATAAAAACATCGATCCGGAGAAGCTCTACAAATGCGTCTCCCTGGTCCATCGCGGGGAGTTGGTTTTGCCCCGGCAGATGGCCTCGAAGCTCTTTACCTCTCCCTACATCACCTCCTCGGCACCCTCCACGAACCATGGTCCCCTGACCCCGAGAGAGCGGGAAATTCTCAGTTGTCTCGGGGAAGGCGCCAGCAATAAAGAGATCGGAGCAACCTTGGGGATCTCGGAGCACACCGTCAAAATCCACCTGCGCCACATTCTTAAAAAGCTCCATCTGAATAATCGCGTCCAGGCCGCTATTTTCGCCCTGAAGGAACGGACCTTGCCGCCGGAGGTACCACCACAGACGGATTCAAAAAGGGAAGGGGCCAATCCAACGATTTAA
- a CDS encoding aminomethyltransferase family protein has translation MPTLPLQAKHQQRGARFSSYGEWELPSDYGDALSEYQAVRRKVGVADLSHQTPFLITGKDRIPFLQNIISNDLNPLQQGKGLYATLLTAKGRVLSDFHLYLLPEAFLMDVEWTNAEKTRDQLMRFKFRSQIKIETPAWGRLLVSGPQARPLLEALLGPLPIHEEKSFFQSERDGAALLCVKQSTTGGEDYHLYLPAEGLEKLWEGLFSAGGAFGLQPFGQTALEILRIEAGKPRYGIDIDEHIIPIEAGLEKEAISYTKGCYPGQEVMARIQTYGHVNKQLMGLTIEGSDLPKREDKIFQGEKELGWITSATWSPSAGKIVAMGYVRPQIAIPGTEVEVEIAQIRKTAQVSPLPFYRLVP, from the coding sequence ATGCCGACGCTGCCTTTACAGGCCAAACACCAACAGCGGGGCGCCCGTTTCTCGTCTTATGGCGAATGGGAGCTTCCGTCCGATTACGGAGATGCTCTCTCGGAATATCAAGCCGTCCGACGGAAGGTCGGCGTGGCCGATCTTTCGCATCAGACTCCCTTTCTGATCACCGGGAAAGACCGCATTCCTTTTCTGCAAAATATCATCAGCAACGATCTCAATCCGTTGCAACAGGGAAAAGGACTCTATGCCACCCTCCTGACGGCCAAAGGGAGGGTCCTCTCCGACTTCCATCTCTACCTGCTCCCCGAGGCCTTTCTGATGGATGTGGAGTGGACGAACGCGGAAAAAACACGCGATCAGCTGATGCGGTTTAAGTTCCGATCCCAGATCAAGATTGAAACCCCCGCTTGGGGGCGACTCCTTGTATCCGGCCCCCAGGCCCGGCCGCTCCTCGAAGCGCTCCTCGGTCCGCTTCCGATCCATGAAGAAAAATCGTTCTTTCAAAGCGAGCGCGACGGAGCGGCCCTCCTTTGCGTCAAACAATCGACGACGGGAGGGGAAGACTACCATCTCTATCTTCCGGCGGAGGGGCTGGAGAAATTATGGGAAGGCCTTTTTTCGGCGGGCGGCGCGTTCGGCCTTCAGCCCTTCGGCCAAACCGCCCTCGAGATCTTGCGGATTGAGGCGGGAAAACCCCGGTATGGGATCGACATCGATGAGCATATCATTCCGATTGAAGCGGGCCTTGAGAAGGAAGCGATCAGCTATACCAAGGGGTGCTATCCCGGCCAAGAGGTCATGGCCCGCATCCAGACCTACGGTCATGTGAACAAACAGCTCATGGGATTGACGATCGAAGGGTCGGATCTTCCCAAAAGAGAGGACAAGATCTTCCAAGGGGAGAAGGAACTCGGCTGGATTACCAGCGCAACCTGGTCTCCCTCTGCGGGAAAGATCGTTGCGATGGGCTACGTGCGGCCTCAGATCGCGATTCCCGGCACCGAGGTCGAGGTGGAGATCGCTCAGATCCGAAAGACCGCGCAAGTATCCCCCCTTCCGTTCTACCGTCTTGTACCGTAA
- a CDS encoding YciI family protein, with protein MKFVMIGLDGPDGAELRKQLRPSHLERLEKLTAEKKLILAGPFGDKSGSLIVFEAGSLEEAVAWGEADPYVSGGVFSRYEIKPFTQVFPKE; from the coding sequence ATGAAATTTGTGATGATCGGGTTGGATGGCCCGGATGGCGCTGAATTAAGAAAACAGCTTCGCCCATCCCATTTGGAGCGTCTGGAGAAGTTGACGGCTGAAAAGAAATTAATCTTGGCAGGCCCCTTCGGGGACAAGAGTGGAAGTCTCATCGTCTTTGAGGCAGGCTCTTTAGAAGAGGCGGTTGCTTGGGGGGAGGCAGACCCGTATGTTTCAGGAGGGGTGTTTTCCCGATACGAGATTAAACCGTTTACACAGGTCTTTCCAAAAGAGTAG
- a CDS encoding MTH1187 family thiamine-binding protein, protein MASRKEKDETILLEFSMSPLTQGESVSEYVSRSLEIIDKSGLEYRLNPMGTVIEGPWEEVLGVVKACWERMKEDCDRVSTVIKIDYRKGKTGRLTSKVASVEKTLGRKLKT, encoded by the coding sequence GTGGCAAGCCGGAAAGAAAAAGATGAAACCATTTTGCTCGAATTCTCCATGTCTCCGCTTACCCAAGGGGAGAGCGTCAGCGAGTATGTCTCCCGATCGCTGGAAATTATCGACAAGAGCGGCTTGGAGTATCGTCTCAACCCGATGGGGACGGTGATCGAAGGTCCCTGGGAAGAGGTGCTCGGTGTCGTGAAGGCCTGCTGGGAGCGGATGAAGGAAGATTGCGATCGGGTCTCGACGGTGATCAAGATCGATTATCGCAAGGGAAAAACGGGGCGGCTGACGAGCAAAGTGGCCAGTGTGGAGAAGACGCTCGGGCGAAAGCTGAAGACATAA
- a CDS encoding YCF48-related protein, protein MKYFSSKKIWQWTLLAFLFTGCRPPSPVPDAPGSPTGWETQNSGIQASLGGIYFLDAQNGWLTGNKGIILHTTDGGQHWSVQETGTQTLLVSIFFVTPKRGWAVGEKGLILFTEDGGQKWELQKWALQDGSQLKKNLLHVFFASPDQGWVTGEKGLLLSTTDGGQHWVSAEVKPAVSFNSIYFVNQKQGWITGDAGNIFYTEDGGVNWTRQESGTQKDLHRIFFSRPEIGWAVGGAGTILHTKDGGKSWSPQTSGVPSFLLGLFFINDQVGWVVGASGTILNTKDGGATWQQQVSGTINFLTNVFFVDPQVGWVIGIKGTIFHTKRGGEPPPIEAKEVKAEEEKK, encoded by the coding sequence TTGAAATATTTTTCAAGCAAAAAGATTTGGCAGTGGACCCTCCTCGCATTTCTCTTCACCGGCTGCAGACCCCCTTCTCCCGTCCCGGATGCGCCCGGCTCCCCGACCGGGTGGGAAACCCAAAACAGCGGCATCCAGGCCTCATTGGGCGGCATCTACTTCTTGGATGCTCAAAACGGCTGGCTGACCGGAAATAAGGGGATCATTCTTCACACGACGGACGGCGGCCAGCATTGGTCGGTGCAGGAAACCGGCACACAGACGCTGCTGGTTTCGATCTTCTTCGTCACCCCGAAGCGGGGATGGGCGGTCGGAGAAAAAGGGCTGATTCTCTTCACCGAGGACGGCGGACAGAAATGGGAGCTACAAAAATGGGCGCTTCAGGACGGCAGTCAACTGAAGAAGAATCTGTTGCATGTCTTCTTCGCCAGCCCGGACCAAGGATGGGTGACCGGCGAGAAGGGACTCCTCCTCTCCACCACCGACGGCGGGCAACATTGGGTATCGGCCGAGGTCAAGCCGGCGGTTTCTTTTAATTCCATTTATTTCGTTAATCAGAAGCAAGGGTGGATCACAGGGGACGCCGGGAACATCTTTTATACGGAAGACGGCGGCGTCAATTGGACTCGGCAGGAGTCGGGAACGCAGAAGGATCTTCACCGTATCTTCTTTTCACGGCCCGAGATCGGCTGGGCGGTGGGGGGCGCCGGAACCATTCTCCACACCAAAGACGGCGGAAAAAGTTGGTCTCCCCAAACGAGCGGGGTGCCGAGCTTTCTGCTCGGCCTCTTCTTTATCAATGATCAGGTCGGCTGGGTCGTCGGCGCTTCGGGGACGATCTTGAATACAAAGGATGGAGGAGCCACCTGGCAGCAGCAGGTTTCCGGAACGATTAATTTCTTGACCAACGTCTTCTTCGTCGACCCTCAGGTCGGCTGGGTCATCGGGATCAAAGGGACTATCTTCCATACGAAGCGGGGCGGCGAGCCCCCGCCCATCGAGGCGAAGGAAGTCAAAGCGGAAGAAGAAAAGAAGTGA